The genomic stretch TAAATAGGGCAATAAATGAATATGAGATAAATACAATCTTTCATTTAGGAGCGCAGACCATTGTAGAAACCGCAAATAGAGACCCTTTGTCAACATTTGAGTCAAACATAAGGGGAACATATAACCTCTTTGAAGCAATAAGGGGCTTATCCTCTATTGTAAAGAGAATTATTGTTTCTTCATCTGATAAGGCTTATGGTGAACACAAAGAGCTTCCATATAAGGAGGATTATCCATTGCAAGGAAGAAATCCTTACGATTGCTCAAAATCCTGCGTAGACCTCCTTTCTCAATGCTATATCCATACATACAATCTTCCAATTTCCATTGCAAGGTGTGGAAATATTTATGGTGGTGGTGATCTAAATTTTAATAGGATAATTCCAGGAACAATCCTTTCCCTTTTAAAGAATGAAAGGCCAATAATCCGCTCTGATGGAAGCCCAAAAAGAGACTATATTTATGTTGAAGATGTGGTAGATGGATTTTTAAAGTTAGGAGATAATATGGAAAATCCAGATGTCCGTGGAGAAGCATTTAATTTTAGTCAGGAACAACCATTTACGGTTATTGAGGTTGTTGACAAAATAATAAAAATAATGAAGAAAGAAAACCTTTCTCCCATTATCTTTGGTGAAACAAGGGGAGAGATTAAGGATCAATACCTATCTTGTAAAAAGGCAAAAGAAATTTTAGGCTTTTCTCCGAAATATTCATTAGATGAGGGGCTTTCATTAACG from bacterium encodes the following:
- a CDS encoding GDP-mannose 4,6-dehydratase, translated to MGFWKDKKVFITGITGLLGSHLSNRLKKEGAFIVGLIRDRVCSSNLSYSGINIVHGELTDYYLINRAINEYEINTIFHLGAQTIVETANRDPLSTFESNIRGTYNLFEAIRGLSSIVKRIIVSSSDKAYGEHKELPYKEDYPLQGRNPYDCSKSCVDLLSQCYIHTYNLPISIARCGNIYGGGDLNFNRIIPGTILSLLKNERPIIRSDGSPKRDYIYVEDVVDGFLKLGDNMENPDVRGEAFNFSQEQPFTVIEVVDKIIKIMKKENLSPIIFGETRGEIKDQYLSCKKAKEILGFSPKYSLDEGLSLTIKWYEETFKKS